A section of the Kribbella sp. HUAS MG21 genome encodes:
- a CDS encoding biotin carboxylase N-terminal domain-containing protein — protein sequence MSDSKQITKVLVANRGEIAVRVVRAAADAGLASVALYADQDRDALFVRLADEAYALDGSTPADSYLNIAKILDVAARSGADAVHPGYGFLAENAEFAQAVLDAGLIWIGPPPSAIDSLGDKVKARHIAEKVGAPQVPGTPDPVADASEVVAFAEQYGLPIAIKAAYGGGGRGMKVARTLEEVPELFESAVREATSAFGRGECFVERYLDKPRHVETQCLADAHGNVVVVSTRDCSLQRRYQKLVEEAPAPFLSAEQLDILYSSSKKILREAGYVGAGTCEFLVGQDGMISFLEVNTRLQVEHPVSEEVTGLDLVREMFRIAQGEELGYDDPAVSGHSIEFRINAEDGGRGFLPAPGTLTRWHAPSGPGVRVDGGYDQGETVPGAFDSLVAKLIVTGRDRTQALERSRRALKEFVVEGMPTVIPFHASVVSDPAFVGTDGFKVHTRWIETEYDNQLTPYEGPTAEAPAETEREKVTVEVGGKRLEVVLPAGLGGIASAGAAAGSAKKKPSRRAGGTKSSAASGDSLTSPMQGTIVKIAVEEGATVAEGDLIVVLEAMKMEQPLNAHKSGTITGLTAEVGATVTAGAAICEIKD from the coding sequence GTGTCCGACAGCAAGCAGATCACCAAGGTGCTGGTCGCCAACCGGGGCGAGATCGCCGTCCGGGTCGTCCGGGCCGCCGCCGACGCGGGCCTGGCCAGTGTGGCCCTGTACGCCGACCAGGACCGGGACGCGCTGTTCGTGCGGCTCGCCGACGAGGCGTACGCGCTGGACGGGTCGACACCGGCCGACTCCTACCTGAACATCGCCAAGATCCTCGACGTGGCCGCCCGCTCCGGCGCGGACGCCGTCCACCCGGGGTACGGCTTCCTGGCCGAGAACGCCGAGTTCGCGCAGGCCGTACTGGACGCGGGACTGATCTGGATCGGGCCGCCGCCGTCGGCGATCGACTCGCTCGGCGACAAGGTCAAGGCGCGGCACATCGCCGAGAAGGTCGGCGCCCCGCAGGTGCCCGGTACGCCGGATCCGGTCGCGGACGCGTCCGAGGTGGTGGCGTTCGCGGAGCAGTACGGCCTGCCGATCGCGATCAAGGCGGCGTACGGCGGTGGCGGTCGCGGGATGAAGGTCGCGCGGACGCTGGAGGAAGTACCGGAGCTGTTCGAGTCGGCCGTGCGGGAGGCGACCAGCGCGTTCGGCCGCGGCGAGTGCTTCGTCGAGCGGTACCTGGACAAGCCGCGGCACGTCGAAACCCAGTGCCTGGCCGACGCCCACGGCAACGTCGTCGTGGTGTCGACCCGGGACTGCTCGCTGCAGCGCCGGTACCAGAAGCTCGTCGAGGAGGCCCCGGCGCCCTTCCTGAGCGCTGAGCAGCTGGACATCCTGTACTCGTCGTCCAAGAAGATCCTCCGCGAGGCCGGGTACGTCGGCGCCGGCACCTGCGAGTTCCTGGTCGGCCAGGACGGGATGATCTCGTTCCTCGAGGTGAACACCCGGCTGCAGGTCGAGCACCCCGTCTCCGAGGAGGTCACCGGCCTCGACCTGGTCCGGGAGATGTTCCGGATCGCCCAGGGCGAGGAGCTCGGGTACGACGACCCGGCCGTGTCCGGGCACTCGATCGAGTTCCGGATCAACGCCGAGGACGGCGGCCGCGGGTTCCTGCCCGCGCCCGGCACGCTGACCCGCTGGCACGCGCCGTCCGGTCCCGGGGTGCGCGTCGACGGCGGGTACGACCAGGGCGAGACCGTGCCGGGTGCGTTCGACTCGCTGGTCGCGAAGCTGATCGTGACCGGCCGCGACCGGACACAGGCGCTGGAGCGGTCGCGGCGGGCGCTGAAGGAGTTCGTCGTCGAGGGCATGCCGACGGTGATCCCGTTCCACGCGTCGGTCGTCTCCGACCCGGCGTTCGTCGGGACCGACGGTTTCAAGGTCCACACCCGCTGGATCGAGACGGAGTACGACAACCAGCTCACCCCGTACGAAGGCCCGACCGCCGAGGCGCCCGCGGAAACCGAACGGGAGAAGGTCACCGTCGAGGTCGGCGGCAAGCGACTCGAGGTCGTCCTCCCCGCCGGCCTGGGCGGAATCGCATCCGCCGGCGCCGCAGCCGGCAGCGCGAAGAAGAAGCCGTCCCGCAGGGCAGGCGGTACGAAGAGCTCGGCGGCCTCCGGCGACTCGCTGACGTCCCCCATGCAAGGCACGATCGTGAAGATCGCCGTCGAGGAAGGCGCCACGGTCGCCGAGGGCGACCTGATCGTCGTCCTGGAAGCGATGAAGATGGAGCAACCCCTCAACGCGCACAAATCCGGCACCATCACCGGCCTGACCGCCGAGGTAGGCGCCACCGTCACCGCCGGCGCCGCCATCTGCGAAATCAAGGACTGA
- a CDS encoding VOC family protein, producing MDPADPMPVIDAMAFDSTDPERLARFWQALLGGDLHPEHDEVIELHGAAVRLDFARVPEGKQTRKNRLHLDLYIPPTSKDKAIAKALTLGATRADDIYDGDLWQVMRDPEGNEFCFVWGAGNP from the coding sequence GTGGACCCAGCGGACCCGATGCCGGTGATCGACGCGATGGCGTTCGACTCCACGGATCCGGAGCGGCTCGCACGTTTCTGGCAAGCCCTCCTGGGCGGCGACCTCCACCCCGAACACGACGAGGTGATCGAACTCCACGGCGCAGCAGTACGCCTCGACTTCGCCCGAGTCCCCGAAGGCAAACAGACCCGCAAGAACCGCCTCCACCTGGACCTCTACATCCCCCCAACCTCCAAGGACAAGGCCATAGCAAAGGCCCTAACCCTGGGCGCCACCCGAGCCGACGACATCTACGACGGCGACCTCTGGCAAGTAATGCGAGACCCCGAAGGCAACGAATTCTGCTTCGTCTGGGGCGCCGGCAACCCGTAG
- a CDS encoding peptidylprolyl isomerase, with protein sequence MSKKTHQQQLAARKARRQAEREAERRRQRRNLAITVSAVVAVVAVLVGAFVVFGTGGDDTPAASTAPPENKPASIPTAVGPAPKRATPLAAEVNCTYTKSAEPASKKVDPPANGKTKASGTSKVSLNTSVGDLQLTLDSALAPCAVKNFLSLVGQKYFDNTKCHRLTVGAGLQVLQCGDPSGSGSGGPGYSFADEVFPTLKYNRGTLAMANSGPNTNGSQFFIVYGDASGLTPQYTAFGTIDEPSLKLVDKVAEAGVTPQNGPQDGAPITPVDIKSATAAA encoded by the coding sequence ATGTCCAAGAAGACCCACCAGCAGCAGCTGGCGGCGCGGAAGGCCAGGCGGCAGGCGGAGCGGGAGGCCGAGCGCCGGCGGCAGCGGCGGAATCTGGCGATTACCGTGTCCGCGGTCGTGGCCGTGGTGGCGGTCCTCGTCGGGGCCTTCGTGGTGTTCGGGACCGGCGGTGACGACACGCCGGCGGCGAGTACGGCGCCCCCGGAGAACAAGCCGGCCAGCATCCCGACAGCGGTCGGCCCGGCGCCGAAGCGCGCGACGCCGCTCGCAGCCGAGGTGAACTGCACCTACACGAAGTCCGCCGAGCCCGCGAGCAAGAAGGTGGATCCGCCGGCGAACGGCAAGACCAAGGCCTCCGGCACCTCGAAGGTCAGCCTGAACACCTCCGTCGGCGACCTGCAGCTCACCCTGGACAGCGCACTCGCCCCGTGCGCGGTGAAGAACTTCCTCAGCCTCGTCGGCCAGAAGTACTTCGACAACACGAAGTGCCACCGGCTGACGGTCGGCGCGGGCCTGCAGGTGCTGCAGTGCGGCGACCCGTCGGGATCCGGTTCCGGCGGCCCGGGTTACAGCTTCGCGGACGAGGTCTTCCCGACGCTGAAGTACAACCGCGGCACCCTCGCCATGGCGAACTCGGGCCCGAACACCAACGGCAGCCAGTTCTTCATCGTGTACGGCGACGCGTCCGGCCTCACCCCGCAGTACACCGCGTTCGGGACGATCGACGAGCCGAGCCTGAAGCTCGTCGACAAGGTCGCCGAGGCGGGCGTCACGCCGCAGAACGGCCCGCAGGACGGGGCCCCGATCACCCCGGTGGACATCAAGTCGGCGACCGCCGCCGCCTGA